One part of the Xylanimonas allomyrinae genome encodes these proteins:
- a CDS encoding phosphatase PAP2 family protein, with protein sequence MLDATQTAPRYPVPLVHAVPRTVPRVLSALVAVVAALGVHLVWAVFVATEAGQRVDQLALTGAQHGQYRLWTLAEPVLDVVSVAFVVAGIVVAMTVALARRRWALALQVAVLVGGANATTQLLKKLVYDRPHLLPGWSGPNTLPSGHTTVAASVALALLLVVPRAWRPVVAVLGALWTAAMGVSTLVGQWHRPSDVVAALLVTLAWAAAVCVFGSRSSLDVARPGAGMPLRGSLATAGLLVLGAAGAGVGALVALGDLHGGGRGVPFSGEVTAYTGGVAGVVAVTAAAFAAMLLLRQATARPGPT encoded by the coding sequence ATGCTCGACGCCACCCAGACCGCTCCTCGGTACCCCGTGCCTCTGGTGCACGCCGTGCCCCGGACGGTGCCGCGGGTGTTGTCCGCGCTCGTCGCGGTCGTCGCCGCGCTGGGCGTCCACCTCGTGTGGGCCGTCTTCGTCGCGACCGAGGCGGGCCAGCGTGTCGACCAGCTCGCGCTCACGGGTGCGCAGCACGGGCAGTACCGCCTGTGGACGCTCGCGGAGCCCGTGCTCGACGTCGTCTCCGTGGCCTTCGTCGTCGCGGGCATCGTCGTGGCCATGACCGTGGCGCTGGCGCGCCGGCGCTGGGCGCTCGCCCTCCAGGTCGCCGTGCTCGTCGGGGGCGCGAACGCGACGACGCAGCTGTTGAAGAAGCTCGTCTACGACCGGCCCCACCTGCTGCCCGGGTGGAGCGGGCCCAACACGCTCCCGAGCGGTCACACCACGGTCGCGGCGTCGGTCGCGCTCGCGCTGCTCCTCGTCGTCCCGCGCGCCTGGCGGCCCGTGGTCGCCGTGCTCGGCGCCCTCTGGACGGCCGCCATGGGCGTGTCCACGCTGGTGGGGCAGTGGCACCGGCCTTCCGACGTCGTCGCCGCCCTGCTGGTGACGCTCGCGTGGGCTGCGGCGGTCTGCGTGTTCGGCTCACGGTCGTCGCTCGACGTCGCCCGCCCGGGTGCGGGCATGCCGTTGCGGGGTTCGCTCGCGACGGCCGGGCTCCTCGTGCTCGGCGCCGCGGGTGCCGGCGTCGGCGCCCTCGTGGCGCTCGGCGACCTGCACGGCGGTGGGCGCGGGGTGCCGTTCTCCGGGGAGGTCACCGCCTACACCGGAGGCGTCGCGGGGGTGGTCGCGGTGACGGCGGCGGCGTTCGCGGCGATGCTGCTGCTGCGGCAGGCGACGGCGCGGCCGGGACCCACCTGA